One Catharus ustulatus isolate bCatUst1 chromosome 20, bCatUst1.pri.v2, whole genome shotgun sequence DNA window includes the following coding sequences:
- the SEPTIN9 gene encoding septin-9 isoform X5 — MTDAPRDAGPKQAAPARPDKAADFGYVGIDAILEQLRRKAMKQGFEFNIMVVGQSGLGKSTLINTLFKSKISRKSVQPAAEERIPKTIEIKSITHEIEEKGVRMKLTVIDTPGFGDHINNENCWQPIMKFINDQYEKYLQEEININRKKRIPDTRVHCCIYFIPATGHSLRPLDIEFMKRLSKVVNIVPVIAKADTLTLEERDYFKQRIMADLLANGIDVYPQKEFDEDPEDRLVNEKFREMIPFAVVGSDQEYQVNGRRILGRKTKWGTIEVENTTHCEFAYLRDLLIRTHMQNIKDITSNIHFEAYRVKRLNESQSSLSNGVADRELVANEM, encoded by the exons ATGACGGACGCTCCGCGGGATGCCGGCCCCAAGCAGGCGGCGCCGGCGCGGCCGGACAAGGCTGCGGATTTCGGCTACGTGGGCATTGATGccatcctggagcagctgaggaggaaaGCCATGAAGCAGGGCTTCGAGTTCAACATCATGGTCGTGG GTCAGAGCGGCTTGGGGAAATCCACGTTAATCAACACCCTCTTCAAATCCAAGATCAGCCGGAAATCTGTACAGCCAGCTGCTGAGGAGAGGATCCCCAAGACCATTGAAATCAAATCCATCACTCATG AGATTGAGGAGAAGGGCGTTCGCATGAAGCTGACAGTCATCGACACGCCGGGCTTTGGGGACCACATCAACAACGAGAACTG ctggcagccCATCATGAAGTTCATCAATGACCAGTACGAGAAGTACCTGCAGGAGGAGATCAACATTAACCGCAAGAAGCGGATCCCCGACACGCGGGTGCActgctgtatttatttcatcCCAGCCACAGGCCACTC gctgCGGCCGTTGGACATCGAGTTCATGAAGCGCCTGAGCAAAGTGGTGAACATCGTGCCGGTGATCGCCAAAGCCGACACGCTAACGCTGGAGGAGAGGGACTACTTCAAACAGAGG ATAATGGCTGATCTCCTTGCCAATGGGATCGATGTGTACCCCCAGAAGGAGTTTGATGAGGACCCCGAGGATCGGCTGGTGAACGAGAAATTCCGG gAAATGATCCCGTTTGCAGTGGTGGGCAGTGACCAGGAGTACCAGGTGAATGGAAGAAGAATCCTTGGGAGGAAGACCAAGTGGGGCACCATTGAAG TGGAGAACACGACACACTGTGAGTTCGCCTACCTGCGGGACCTGCTCATCAG gacacacatGCAGAACATCAAGGATATTACCAGCAACATCCACTTTGAAGCCTACAGGGTGAAGAGGCTGAATGAGAGCCAGAGCTCTCTGTCCAACGGCGTGGCCGACAGAGAGCTGGTGGCCAACGAGATGTAA